The DNA region ATTTCCCATAAGACCACTGTGACTttactaaaataaatttttatttcaaaaagcaAGTGCACGCAGTGTAACATAGCATAGATACTTGAAAGCACAGAACGATTTAGTGTCCGCAGTGGGGTCAAATATTTACAAGtacataatttttaaagctCAGCGAGTGTTCGGAATTTCATGAACATGCATACTTGGTCTCCTTTCGGGATGACTTACACTCTATGCTACAATTTACTCTATATATACAGACTTTTGTACAAATATGATTCGTTGCAGAGACATCGACAATGTACATCGACACTCGCTTTCCGTGGATTTGTACTTTGGATAGGCTCTTCGCATATAAAAATACCAGTGAATCTGTAACAAATTTCCTAACAACACAAAAACAACAACGTTAAATACTATTTAATCAACCACCCCCTCTTGTCGAAGAGCTTCACAGTGTGCAATAGCTTCCGCTTGTAAGTGTCATCGTTGGCACAATTCGTGAAAACGCCGTCGCCCTTTATGTCCTTCATTTCCGGGGTTGACCCCCGAGGTGCTTTAATCACTTGGGCCATCATGATGCACTGGTTGAACTTGATGGGCCCGCAGTAGTCCACGATCTCGTCGAACTTCTGTTTGGGGAACTTCTCGGTGTCCACTTTCAGCGTCTTCAGAAACTTGATGAAACAGAGGTAGTAGTAGTCGAGCATGCTGTTCAGCTTATTGTCCAGAATCTCGTCCCTCGCGCTGGACACGAGGAAGAAAATAAGATCATTGATGCCGTAATCGTACACGCACAGCTGAAAGTCCACGATCTTCATGTTGACCAGGTCGCCGTGTTCGTCATGGCTGAACATCATGTTGTTCACCCAGAAATCATTGTGAACCAGGGTCCCCCAAGGCTCTTCTGGTTTCTTCACGTTCTTGTTCAACTGAATGCCAAACTCTACGGTCCTGTCGACGCTTTCTAGATACGGCCCCAGTTCCTCAATGCTCTGTATGTCTGCCTGTACCTTTCGGACCATGTCCAGGACCGATTTTTCAGTTGTCTCGTTCAGGACCTCGGCCAGCACCTCCGTCGCCAGTTTCTCAAACAGCTGAGGCTTCTTGATCTTCAAGGCGATAGAGAGGGCATGCAGCTTCGCCAGTTCTTCAAGCGCGTACTCCGTGTGGCACTTGTCCAGGCCCCTTATCCTGTCCTCGGTACCGTAGCCACTGTACTTCAGGTTCTCCAAAACTATCGCGGCCTGCTCGTCGAATTCCACTGGGCTGCGTAGACCGAGTCTC from Andrena cerasifolii isolate SP2316 chromosome 13, iyAndCera1_principal, whole genome shotgun sequence includes:
- the LOC143375822 gene encoding uncharacterized protein LOC143375822 isoform X2 is translated as MSPSVEPLPVQDLDTLLAQSLGKDVQVSHLEWKPLTAPGENFGSIMLAVNAAVTRANKTETLHLVVKLPPTSTYLLELFNSPVTFKKELEFYNTMAQEFAKLQLESGVQKEDLSIIAPRYFGGRLGLRSPVEFDEQAAIVLENLKYSGYGTEDRIRGLDKCHTEYALEELAKLHALSIALKIKKPQLFEKLATEVLAEVLNETTEKSVLDMVRKVQADIQSIEELGPYLESVDRTVEFGIQLNKNVKKPEEPWGTLVHNDFWVNNMMFSHDEHGDLVNMKIVDFQLCVYDYGINDLIFFLVSSARDEILDNKLNSMLDYYYLCFIKFLKTLKVDTEKFPKQKFDEIVDYCGPIKFNQCIMMAQVIKAPRGSTPEMKDIKGDGVFTNCANDDTYKRKLLHTVKLFDKRGWLIK
- the LOC143375822 gene encoding uncharacterized protein LOC143375822 isoform X1 yields the protein MKFVRGKGSESGPSELHPAKLEVIMSPSVEPLPVQDLDTLLAQSLGKDVQVSHLEWKPLTAPGENFGSIMLAVNAAVTRANKTETLHLVVKLPPTSTYLLELFNSPVTFKKELEFYNTMAQEFAKLQLESGVQKEDLSIIAPRYFGGRLGLRSPVEFDEQAAIVLENLKYSGYGTEDRIRGLDKCHTEYALEELAKLHALSIALKIKKPQLFEKLATEVLAEVLNETTEKSVLDMVRKVQADIQSIEELGPYLESVDRTVEFGIQLNKNVKKPEEPWGTLVHNDFWVNNMMFSHDEHGDLVNMKIVDFQLCVYDYGINDLIFFLVSSARDEILDNKLNSMLDYYYLCFIKFLKTLKVDTEKFPKQKFDEIVDYCGPIKFNQCIMMAQVIKAPRGSTPEMKDIKGDGVFTNCANDDTYKRKLLHTVKLFDKRGWLIK